A single bacterium DNA region contains:
- the phoU gene encoding phosphate signaling complex protein PhoU codes for MMAIHLQREIEKIKKQLLHLSALVEEDFNKGVRAFETGDTKLTGEVVAGDEEIDRLEVELEENCLKILALHQPVAIDLRFIIAVLKINPSLERIGDFAVKIARAAEFTQKYGRDKNFSDFVQMAEMTQRSLKRSLDALVNLDAALAEEVRREDAEIDRMKFRLNDRIREEMKLDPAQIDFYVKLLGVSRYFERAADHASSIAEDVIYLVSGEIVRHQDEAPGEG; via the coding sequence ATGATGGCGATACACCTGCAGCGCGAAATTGAAAAGATAAAGAAGCAGCTTTTGCACCTCTCGGCGCTTGTCGAAGAGGACTTCAACAAAGGCGTGCGCGCGTTCGAAACGGGCGACACCAAGCTGACCGGCGAGGTCGTGGCGGGCGACGAGGAAATAGACCGGCTGGAAGTGGAACTCGAAGAGAACTGCCTGAAGATACTCGCTCTTCACCAGCCCGTCGCGATAGACCTGCGGTTCATCATCGCGGTGCTGAAAATCAATCCCAGCCTCGAGCGCATCGGGGATTTCGCGGTGAAGATCGCGCGCGCGGCCGAGTTCACGCAGAAGTACGGACGCGACAAGAACTTCAGCGACTTCGTCCAGATGGCGGAGATGACCCAGCGCTCGCTCAAGCGCAGTTTGGACGCGCTGGTCAATCTCGACGCGGCGCTTGCAGAGGAAGTGCGGCGGGAAGACGCGGAAATCGACAGAATGAAATTCCGGCTGAACGACCGCATCCGCGAGGAGATGAAACTGGACCCCGCGCAGATCGACTTTTACGTGAAACTTCTGGGAGTGTCGCGCTACTTCGAGCGCGCGGCCGACCACGCAAGCTCGATAGCCGAAGACGTGATTTACCTCGTCAGCGGCGAGATCGTGCGCCACCAGGACGAAGCGCCGGGCGAGGGGTAG
- a CDS encoding AAA family ATPase, with the protein MKWELFTEKAREALETAQEVLARLHQSQLDTEHILYGLTYVEGSIMDGIFAAAAKLASGKEAEALEPARAKEKIRALVVQSQVLDNVTSGDTTQIYITPDAAAVLSGAEDEMDALGDKFVGTEHILLSLIERRHTRAAALLRSLGLDREKVLAALKELRGAHTLDSESGEAQYKALEKYTTDLTERARQGRIDPIIGRDVEIDRAVQILARRTKNNPVLIGEPGVGKTAIAEGLALRISEGKVPEVLRDKRVLALDLGALVAGSKFRGEFEERLKAVMNEVKAKRRGVIIFIDELHTVVGAGAAEGAMDASNILKPALARGELQCIGATTIKEYRKHIEKDAALERRFQPIFVDEPSPDEAKAILRGIRDKYQEHHKITISEEAIDAAVDLSVRYISGRFLPDKAIDLIDEAAARVRIDSTGAAGKLRALEAEIEKLNQESREATLAAAYEKAAQIKQKLIGLESELAAERERISGEEADTTVDADDIAKVVAQWSGVPVEKMSVEEGARYLKMEEELHRHLIGQEQAVSAVAETIRRAKAGLSDPRRPLGSFLFCGPTGVGKTELVKVLAEFLFQSRDAVVRIDMSEYGEKFSTTRLVGAPPGYVGYEEGGQLTEAVRRRPYSIVLLDEIEKAHPDVWNVLLQVLDDGRLTDSKGVTVDFKNTVIVMTSNIASDEIAAFTADKTEEQLDASYPILVSRVMDRLKDTIRPEFLNRIDEIVVFHTLTRGQAADIARLQVAELAARLAEQGITLEVTDAAYAELAERGYDATFGARPMRRVIQRDVANAIASKMIAGLVAKGAKVRVDAKDGELVVSAS; encoded by the coding sequence ATAAAGTGGGAACTTTTTACGGAGAAGGCGCGGGAGGCGCTCGAAACCGCGCAGGAGGTGCTGGCCCGGCTTCATCAAAGCCAGCTCGACACCGAGCACATTTTGTACGGCCTTACGTATGTGGAAGGCTCGATTATGGACGGAATTTTCGCCGCTGCAGCGAAACTTGCAAGCGGAAAAGAGGCCGAGGCGCTGGAACCCGCAAGGGCGAAGGAAAAAATCCGCGCCCTCGTCGTGCAAAGCCAGGTGCTTGACAACGTGACGAGCGGCGACACGACGCAGATTTACATCACGCCCGACGCGGCCGCGGTGCTTTCGGGCGCGGAGGACGAGATGGACGCGCTCGGCGACAAATTCGTCGGCACCGAGCATATTCTTCTGTCGCTTATCGAGCGGCGGCACACGCGCGCGGCCGCGCTTTTGCGCTCTCTCGGCCTCGACCGCGAAAAGGTTCTGGCGGCGCTGAAGGAGCTGCGCGGCGCGCACACTTTGGATTCCGAATCCGGCGAAGCGCAATACAAGGCGCTCGAAAAATACACAACCGATTTGACCGAGCGGGCGCGCCAGGGGCGCATTGACCCGATCATCGGCCGCGACGTGGAGATAGATCGCGCCGTGCAGATCCTCGCGCGGCGCACCAAGAACAATCCGGTGCTGATCGGCGAGCCGGGCGTGGGAAAAACGGCGATCGCGGAAGGGCTTGCGCTGCGCATTTCGGAGGGCAAAGTGCCCGAGGTGCTGCGCGACAAGCGCGTGCTCGCGCTTGATTTGGGCGCGCTCGTCGCGGGAAGCAAGTTCCGCGGCGAGTTCGAGGAAAGACTCAAAGCGGTGATGAACGAGGTCAAGGCCAAGCGCCGCGGCGTGATTATTTTCATAGACGAGCTTCACACTGTGGTGGGCGCGGGCGCGGCCGAAGGCGCGATGGATGCTTCCAACATCCTCAAGCCAGCGCTCGCGCGCGGCGAATTGCAGTGCATCGGCGCGACGACGATAAAGGAATACCGCAAGCACATAGAAAAGGACGCGGCGCTGGAGCGGCGGTTCCAGCCGATATTCGTGGACGAGCCGTCCCCGGACGAGGCGAAGGCGATTTTGCGCGGAATACGCGACAAGTACCAGGAGCATCACAAGATAACCATCAGCGAAGAGGCGATTGATGCGGCGGTGGATTTGTCCGTGCGCTACATCAGCGGGCGGTTCCTGCCCGACAAGGCGATTGACCTGATAGACGAGGCCGCGGCGCGCGTGCGCATTGATTCGACCGGCGCGGCCGGAAAACTCCGCGCGCTCGAAGCCGAAATCGAAAAATTGAACCAGGAATCGCGCGAGGCGACTCTTGCCGCCGCATACGAGAAGGCCGCGCAGATAAAGCAGAAGCTTATCGGCCTGGAATCGGAGCTCGCCGCGGAGCGCGAGCGGATTTCCGGCGAGGAAGCGGACACGACGGTGGACGCTGACGACATCGCGAAAGTCGTCGCGCAGTGGAGCGGCGTCCCCGTCGAAAAAATGAGCGTCGAAGAAGGCGCGCGCTATCTGAAGATGGAAGAGGAACTGCACAGGCATCTGATAGGCCAGGAGCAGGCGGTGAGCGCGGTAGCGGAGACGATCAGGCGCGCGAAAGCCGGCCTGTCCGACCCGCGGCGCCCGCTGGGCAGCTTCCTTTTCTGCGGGCCGACCGGCGTGGGCAAAACCGAGCTTGTGAAGGTGCTCGCGGAATTCCTTTTCCAGAGCCGAGACGCGGTCGTGCGTATAGACATGAGCGAGTACGGCGAAAAGTTCTCCACGACGCGGCTTGTGGGGGCCCCCCCCGGCTACGTCGGATACGAGGAGGGGGGGCAGCTCACCGAGGCCGTGCGCCGCCGGCCGTACTCGATAGTGCTGCTCGACGAAATCGAAAAGGCGCATCCGGACGTGTGGAATGTGCTCCTGCAGGTGCTGGACGACGGGCGGCTGACCGATTCGAAGGGCGTCACGGTAGATTTCAAGAACACCGTCATCGTCATGACGAGCAATATCGCGTCGGACGAAATTGCCGCGTTCACAGCGGACAAAACCGAGGAGCAGCTTGACGCGAGTTACCCGATACTCGTTTCGCGCGTGATGGATCGGCTCAAGGACACGATCCGCCCGGAATTCCTTAACCGGATAGACGAAATTGTGGTGTTCCATACACTCACGCGCGGCCAGGCGGCGGACATCGCGCGGCTGCAGGTGGCGGAGCTTGCGGCGCGGCTTGCCGAGCAGGGGATAACACTGGAAGTAACGGACGCGGCGTACGCGGAGCTTGCGGAGCGCGGCTACGACGCGACGTTCGGCGCGCGGCCGATGCGGCGGGTGATCCAGCGCGACGTCGCGAACGCGATCGCATCGAAGATGATAGCGGGGCTGGTCGCGAAAGGCGCGAAGGTGCGCGTCGACGCGAAGGACGGGGAACTGGTCGTTTCGGCGTCATAA
- a CDS encoding PIN domain-containing protein, whose product MARRIRPLRVYVDTSVFGGVFDAEFERASREFFKQARSGRFRAVLSGIVISELENAPPNVFELYRQVASQSEFVDLTQDAETLAKSYILAGVVGRGRLIDATHVAIATVAGCNAIVSWNFRHIVHLEKVALYNAINRIHGYHEKSRYVLRAR is encoded by the coding sequence GTGGCGCGCAGAATCCGGCCGCTTCGTGTGTACGTGGACACCTCCGTCTTTGGCGGAGTGTTCGACGCGGAGTTTGAGAGGGCGAGCAGGGAATTTTTCAAGCAGGCTCGCTCCGGGCGATTCAGGGCGGTATTGTCAGGCATTGTAATATCGGAACTTGAAAACGCTCCGCCAAATGTCTTTGAATTGTATAGGCAAGTGGCGTCGCAATCCGAATTTGTGGATTTGACACAAGATGCCGAAACGCTGGCCAAATCCTATATTCTGGCCGGAGTAGTGGGTAGAGGCAGATTGATTGACGCCACGCATGTTGCCATTGCGACCGTTGCTGGATGCAACGCAATAGTGAGCTGGAACTTCCGGCACATCGTTCATTTGGAAAAAGTGGCTCTTTACAATGCAATCAATCGAATTCACGGGTATCATGAAAAATCGAGATACGTTCTCCGCGCGAGGTGA
- a CDS encoding right-handed parallel beta-helix repeat-containing protein, whose amino-acid sequence MTRQRFDLTWALIALLGLTTLLCNLKADFALAAPSPRTFYVSPSGSDKNPGTADKPFASPGYASKLLQPGDTLIVKKGVYFMSEYWDDMITPEASGTPGAWITIRGEDPNDRPALVGRNNLIAAVELGGKSFIRVENFEITSMLDDPYSGGFRGGVEAGGSAGGAPSGHIELRNLYIHHVEEAAINCAGDFTDSLIEGCTISRTAGSAINAPDSAGGKGWQRVVIRNTNVEYVGWYWQGRDQFSEWDRPDGFGIEESEGPVEISHCTFSHGRGDGVDSKSRNTYVHHTVIANNRCDGLKLWGGGTRVENVLIYGCGDGDPDNGPWASIVVDSIEPGDFEFVNVTVDDNVQRGNYPVYMQYDLHAPINVRFRNCIIAHGYSTIYLGPAVAPVFDHCLLYRSGDPSLPVVEANGREYLPSELDLLGFGNICAEPEFAMRGWGTPGDYHLLPGSPGIDAGSVGGVAQVPADDLEGTPRPQGAGPDIGAYEEAG is encoded by the coding sequence ATGACAAGACAACGATTCGATTTAACGTGGGCGCTGATTGCGCTTTTAGGATTGACCACATTGCTTTGCAATTTGAAGGCCGACTTTGCCCTCGCCGCGCCTTCCCCGCGCACCTTCTACGTCTCCCCGTCCGGCAGCGACAAAAATCCCGGCACGGCGGACAAGCCGTTCGCCAGTCCGGGATACGCGTCCAAGCTGCTCCAGCCGGGGGATACGCTTATCGTCAAAAAGGGCGTGTATTTCATGTCCGAGTACTGGGACGACATGATCACGCCCGAAGCATCGGGGACGCCCGGCGCGTGGATAACGATCCGCGGCGAGGACCCGAACGACCGGCCCGCGCTCGTCGGGCGCAACAACCTTATCGCGGCGGTCGAGCTTGGCGGCAAGTCGTTCATCCGCGTCGAGAATTTCGAGATAACGAGCATGCTTGACGATCCGTATTCCGGCGGGTTCCGCGGCGGCGTGGAGGCGGGCGGCTCCGCGGGCGGCGCGCCGAGCGGCCACATCGAGCTTCGGAATTTGTATATCCACCACGTCGAGGAGGCGGCGATAAATTGCGCGGGCGACTTCACCGATTCGCTGATCGAGGGCTGCACGATTTCGCGCACGGCGGGCAGCGCGATAAACGCGCCGGACTCGGCGGGCGGCAAGGGCTGGCAGCGCGTCGTCATCCGGAACACGAACGTCGAATACGTCGGATGGTACTGGCAGGGGAGAGACCAATTCTCGGAGTGGGACAGGCCGGACGGATTCGGAATCGAGGAATCCGAGGGGCCGGTCGAGATTTCGCACTGCACGTTTTCGCACGGCCGCGGCGACGGCGTGGACTCGAAATCCCGCAACACGTACGTGCACCACACGGTGATTGCGAACAACCGCTGCGACGGGCTTAAGCTATGGGGAGGGGGGACGCGGGTCGAAAACGTGCTCATCTACGGATGCGGCGACGGCGACCCGGATAACGGCCCGTGGGCCAGCATCGTAGTGGACTCCATCGAGCCGGGCGATTTCGAATTCGTGAACGTGACCGTGGACGACAACGTCCAGCGCGGGAACTATCCCGTATACATGCAGTACGATTTGCATGCGCCAATCAACGTGAGATTCCGCAATTGCATAATCGCGCACGGGTACAGCACGATTTACCTTGGCCCGGCGGTTGCGCCCGTTTTCGACCACTGCCTGCTGTACAGGAGCGGCGACCCGTCGCTCCCCGTCGTCGAGGCGAACGGGCGGGAGTATCTGCCGTCGGAGCTTGATTTGCTCGGATTCGGCAATATCTGCGCTGAGCCGGAGTTCGCGATGCGCGGCTGGGGTACGCCGGGCGACTATCATCTGCTCCCCGGCAGCCCGGGAATCGACGCGGGCTCGGTGGGCGGCGTCGCGCAGGTTCCCGCGGACGATTTGGAAGGAACACCGCGCCCGCAAGGAGCGGGGCCGGACATCGGCGCGTACGAGGAAGCTGGCTAG
- a CDS encoding 2-hydroxyglutaryl-CoA dehydratase translates to MTGTELEYLGLDIGSTTVKGVVAGESGGAVRSYIAPVSGDYAADIARARAELFPEGAPARIVATGYGRDLVHDADKTVSEISCHARGAHFLFPDARLVIDIGGQDVKAIRLGEGGRPLNFQMNDRCAAGTGRFLDVMAKALGVPVGELSALADGADACEVSEAGAIPASVEIESGAAVCPGESDSTSARKSGSPPVRISNMCAVFAESEVISLLSRGTPKSAIAAALIESAAERIATLAARVAQPSGAVPMERVVVFSGGGARNARLAKSVGDRLKCNHRIPADPELIGALGSAIVARTI, encoded by the coding sequence GTGACTGGTACGGAATTGGAATATCTGGGGCTCGACATCGGATCGACGACGGTGAAGGGCGTGGTTGCCGGAGAGAGCGGCGGCGCGGTGCGAAGCTACATCGCGCCGGTGTCGGGCGATTACGCGGCGGATATCGCGCGGGCGCGCGCGGAGCTTTTTCCCGAGGGCGCGCCCGCGCGCATCGTCGCGACGGGGTACGGGCGCGACCTTGTGCACGATGCGGATAAAACCGTAAGCGAGATTTCCTGCCACGCCCGGGGCGCGCATTTCCTGTTCCCGGATGCGCGGCTCGTCATCGACATCGGCGGACAGGACGTGAAGGCGATCCGGCTGGGGGAGGGGGGGAGGCCGCTGAACTTCCAGATGAACGACCGCTGCGCGGCGGGCACGGGCAGGTTTTTGGACGTGATGGCGAAAGCGCTTGGCGTGCCTGTCGGCGAACTTTCCGCGCTCGCGGACGGGGCTGACGCGTGCGAAGTATCGGAAGCCGGAGCCATACCGGCCTCCGTCGAAATAGAATCCGGCGCGGCCGTCTGTCCAGGCGAGTCAGATTCCACATCGGCGCGGAAATCCGGATCGCCTCCCGTCCGCATCTCTAATATGTGCGCGGTGTTCGCGGAATCGGAGGTGATAAGCCTGCTTTCGCGCGGAACGCCGAAGTCCGCGATAGCCGCGGCGCTTATCGAGTCCGCCGCGGAGCGCATCGCGACGCTCGCGGCAAGAGTGGCGCAGCCGTCAGGCGCGGTGCCGATGGAACGCGTCGTCGTCTTCTCCGGCGGCGGCGCACGCAACGCCCGGCTTGCTAAGTCCGTCGGGGATAGGCTGAAATGCAATCACCGGATTCCGGCCGATCCCGAACTGATTGGTGCGCTCGGCTCGGCGATTGTGGCGAGGACAATCTGA
- a CDS encoding 2-hydroxyacyl-CoA dehydratase codes for MSDYREMWAGLGLDLKRHDELMALLGRFYPAVYLSQENRPAGMGYFDFVISEVHGLRVKELSDHKAAGGFVAGTFCVFVPEELILAAGGECVGLCAGTDFPAADGERVLPRNICPLVKSAVGFKLARLCPYFESCDIVIGETTCDGKKKAWEILGREVPMYVMETPQKVSNRRQGIWLNEIIALKEKLEETAGRKITEDSLAEGISLVNEKRRALARLYELRKNVPSPISGKDALLVSQIAFYDDIKRFTAKVNELCNELDERVKAAAAPRDGAKRIVFAGCPMAIPNWKMHHVVETSGAEVVCEESCTGTRYFTNLVDENVKTIEGMLVAIADRYVKTPCACFTPNTERLDNIADYAREWRADGVIDYTLSFCHCYNIEHELLRERLDAAGVPVMHIETDYSMGDAGQLETRVKAFLETLA; via the coding sequence ATGTCCGATTACAGGGAAATGTGGGCCGGCCTCGGCCTAGATTTGAAGCGCCACGACGAGCTTATGGCGCTGCTCGGCCGGTTCTATCCCGCGGTCTATCTCTCGCAGGAGAACCGCCCGGCGGGAATGGGCTATTTCGATTTCGTGATAAGCGAAGTCCACGGGCTTCGCGTGAAAGAGCTGTCTGACCACAAGGCGGCGGGCGGGTTCGTCGCGGGCACGTTCTGCGTTTTCGTCCCGGAGGAATTGATACTCGCCGCGGGCGGGGAGTGCGTCGGGCTGTGCGCGGGGACGGACTTTCCCGCCGCGGACGGCGAACGCGTACTTCCGCGCAACATCTGCCCGCTTGTCAAGAGCGCTGTCGGATTCAAGTTGGCGCGGCTTTGCCCGTATTTCGAAAGCTGCGACATCGTTATCGGCGAGACGACCTGCGACGGCAAAAAGAAAGCGTGGGAGATTTTGGGCCGCGAAGTTCCGATGTACGTGATGGAAACACCGCAGAAGGTGTCGAATCGCAGGCAGGGCATCTGGCTGAATGAAATTATCGCGCTCAAGGAAAAGCTGGAGGAAACCGCGGGGCGAAAGATAACCGAAGATTCGCTCGCCGAAGGAATCAGCCTCGTCAACGAAAAGCGCAGGGCGCTGGCGCGGCTGTACGAACTTCGCAAAAACGTCCCTTCGCCGATAAGCGGAAAGGACGCGCTTTTGGTTTCGCAGATCGCGTTCTACGACGATATCAAGCGCTTCACCGCGAAGGTGAACGAGCTTTGCAACGAGCTCGACGAGCGCGTGAAAGCCGCGGCCGCGCCGAGGGACGGCGCGAAACGGATAGTGTTCGCGGGATGCCCGATGGCGATTCCGAATTGGAAGATGCACCACGTCGTCGAAACTTCCGGCGCGGAGGTCGTCTGCGAGGAATCCTGCACCGGGACGCGGTACTTCACGAATCTTGTGGACGAGAACGTGAAAACGATCGAAGGAATGCTCGTCGCGATTGCCGACCGCTACGTCAAAACGCCGTGCGCGTGTTTCACGCCGAATACCGAGCGGCTCGACAACATCGCGGACTACGCGCGCGAATGGCGCGCGGACGGCGTGATCGACTACACGCTTAGCTTCTGCCACTGCTACAACATCGAGCACGAGCTTTTGCGCGAGCGGCTTGACGCGGCCGGAGTGCCGGTGATGCACATCGAGACGGACTACTCGATGGGCGACGCGGGCCAGCTTGAAACGCGGGTCAAGGCGTTTCTGGAGACACTCGCGTGA
- the bshC gene encoding bacillithiol biosynthesis cysteine-adding enzyme BshC, producing the protein MHVPFSRLGGYKRLFIDYAEDFAKVSGFYRMNPRDPSSFSARLSYLDGKQFARAQVADVLAEQNRGWGAADAAIANIDALRDPKTSAVVAGQQAGLFGGPMYTLLKAACAVRWARGIEAANPGRRVVPVFWIASDDHDWNEVKRFHWIGADNALHHCEYSPETDISGRPVGAVEIDARIAGAFECFFGTNPETEYTSGLRRELEGAYRAGATMADAFAKLISAWMSDYGLVVCDPMDARLKAIGAPVFARAIEARDAIFAGVAERNAELEKAGYHAQIGLPPDGTNLFVIVNGKREALRTAREGYVTESGAEFGAAELAKLITDEPERISPNVVVRPVYQDTLFPVAASVVGPSELSYYAQITGAYGEFGLEPPVYLPRHSLTVIEQKTQKILGEIGCEWWELGGDPDEAIKRIVRSKLPQDLDEAFNRYRVSTILAGVELERKVVEFEPTMEKPMQKMAASLHHYADDIEKKVRQAYKQKNQVWVERVGRAAASLFPERGFQERFAGPVYFLNKYGGGVIERVVAEMNPAELGHHWFAV; encoded by the coding sequence ATGCACGTTCCTTTTTCCCGCCTAGGCGGTTACAAGCGGCTGTTTATTGATTACGCGGAGGACTTCGCTAAGGTGTCCGGGTTTTACCGGATGAACCCGCGCGATCCCTCGTCGTTTTCCGCGCGGCTTTCCTATCTCGATGGAAAGCAGTTCGCGCGAGCGCAAGTCGCGGACGTGCTCGCGGAGCAGAATCGCGGATGGGGCGCGGCGGATGCGGCGATAGCGAATATCGACGCGCTGCGCGATCCGAAAACCTCGGCCGTCGTCGCGGGCCAGCAGGCCGGGCTTTTCGGCGGGCCGATGTACACGCTGCTCAAGGCCGCGTGCGCCGTTCGCTGGGCGCGCGGGATCGAAGCGGCCAATCCGGGGCGGCGCGTCGTGCCCGTCTTCTGGATCGCGTCGGACGACCACGACTGGAACGAGGTCAAGCGCTTCCACTGGATCGGCGCGGACAATGCATTACACCACTGCGAGTATTCGCCGGAAACGGACATTTCGGGGCGGCCTGTCGGAGCGGTTGAAATCGACGCGCGGATAGCGGGCGCGTTCGAGTGCTTCTTCGGGACGAATCCCGAAACGGAATATACATCCGGGCTGCGGCGTGAGCTTGAGGGCGCGTACCGCGCGGGCGCGACGATGGCGGACGCGTTCGCGAAGCTGATCAGCGCATGGATGAGCGATTATGGATTGGTCGTATGCGATCCGATGGATGCGCGGCTGAAGGCGATTGGCGCGCCGGTGTTCGCAAGGGCGATCGAGGCGCGGGACGCGATTTTCGCCGGAGTCGCGGAGCGTAACGCCGAGCTTGAGAAAGCGGGATACCACGCGCAGATCGGGCTGCCGCCTGACGGGACGAATTTGTTCGTCATCGTGAACGGAAAGCGCGAGGCGCTGCGGACGGCGCGAGAGGGGTACGTAACCGAGAGCGGCGCGGAGTTCGGCGCGGCGGAGCTTGCGAAGCTTATAACGGACGAGCCGGAGCGCATCAGCCCCAACGTCGTAGTGCGCCCCGTGTACCAAGATACGCTTTTCCCGGTCGCCGCGAGCGTAGTAGGACCGAGCGAGCTTTCGTATTATGCGCAGATTACCGGCGCGTACGGCGAATTCGGATTGGAACCGCCGGTCTATTTGCCGCGGCATTCGCTGACGGTCATAGAGCAAAAGACTCAAAAGATCCTCGGTGAAATCGGTTGCGAGTGGTGGGAGCTGGGCGGCGATCCCGACGAGGCGATCAAGCGAATCGTGCGCAGCAAGCTGCCGCAGGATCTGGACGAGGCGTTCAACAGGTATCGCGTTTCCACAATACTGGCCGGCGTCGAGCTTGAAAGGAAGGTCGTCGAGTTCGAGCCGACGATGGAGAAGCCGATGCAGAAAATGGCGGCCTCTCTGCACCACTACGCGGACGACATCGAAAAGAAAGTGCGCCAGGCGTACAAGCAGAAAAACCAGGTATGGGTCGAGCGCGTCGGGCGCGCGGCCGCTTCGCTGTTCCCCGAGCGCGGATTCCAGGAGCGGTTCGCCGGGCCGGTGTACTTTCTCAACAAGTACGGGGGGGGAGTGATCGAGCGCGTCGTAGCCGAGATGAATCCGGCGGAGCTGGGCCACCACTGGTTTGCGGTATGA